GATAAGGACGCCCTTATTCAAAATGTAAGACAACAGGTAAATAATCTTTGAAGGCAACCAGGTACAGCGATCATGCATGTGAATATTACCAAAAGCGAAACAGGCAACAATAAAGGCAGCAGTAGCCAATTGGTCGCTTACCTTGAAAAAGAGAACCGGATTCCAGAAGGGCAACATAACAACCTTCGAACGCCGGAATATTGGTTTAACCATACCAGTGATAGCATCCAGCCATATGATGTGCGGCGATGTATTGATGGCAACGTAGCGAAGCTTTCAAAAGAAGATGCCAAGTTCTTCCTGGTGAATATGAGCCCCAGCAGTAAAGAATTGCTTTTTTTGAAAGGGCGTTTCGGCGAGGAGCAAACAAAGGCATATTTAAAGGCATATGCAAACGCGGTGATGGATGTTTACGCTAAAAACTTTAAACGCAAAGGCGTGAACGGGAATAAAGACCTTATTTATTTCGGAAAGCTGGAATATCACCGGTATTATACCTTCAAAGACCTGGAGGTTCGGAAAGATTTGGCCAGGAAAGGTGACATAAAACCGGGTGAACAACTGCATATGCAAGTTATTGTCAGCCGTAAGGATGCCAGTAATA
This portion of the Inquilinus sp. KBS0705 genome encodes:
- a CDS encoding molybdopterin-guanine dinucleotide biosynthesis protein MobB, which produces MHVNITKSETGNNKGSSSQLVAYLEKENRIPEGQHNNLRTPEYWFNHTSDSIQPYDVRRCIDGNVAKLSKEDAKFFLVNMSPSSKELLFLKGRFGEEQTKAYLKAYANAVMDVYAKNFKRKGVNGNKDLIYFGKLEYHRYYTFKDLEVRKDLARKGDIKPGEQLHMQVIVSRKDASNSIKLSPLNNSKGANAAHSEKVGQFDRVAFKHAAESLFDTMFGYERGIEESFRYANTLKHGSYEQKQDVKEQMKFEAVLNLNKNAEHGQGLLKTLFNDDGDYNAPVPDGLKRTRKKKRRRNSGGLGL